The following proteins are encoded in a genomic region of Pirellulales bacterium:
- a CDS encoding FHA domain-containing protein yields the protein MGAYSRWSFGRDPSCDILVNHPAVSSRHCQLTRLPDGFMLEDLGSTNGTYVNGVRIGLPVKVGPGDTITLGHELRLPWPQPSPAERRIVRIGRADDNDVVLDYPMVSAHHAQVVIDGGQITLEDLHSSNGTRIGGPDPIVTKTPLSPTDIVYFGSLRVPAHRLLSGPLVLGQKPTQAVSAITSSIVFGRDASCDQVLDNPLVSRRHARLARGAEGYWIEDLGSENGTFLNGRRIKGPTPVRPRDRIGFGNCLFQLTDDGKLEKRDYRGNVTLEARDVGVAVPGRNLLEGVSLTIFPTEFVGLMGPSGAGKTTLMTALNGYTRPGAGSVLVNGNDLYANYDQFSATIGYVPQDDIVHRELTVYQALYYTAKLRLPGDYSGPDIDSRIAKVLEELGLKGTEHVQIGSPETKKGISGGQRKRANLAMELLTDPSLLFLDEPTSGLSSGDTLVVMRMLRKLADSGKTILLTIHQPSLEVFRLLDNLVFVARDQEQNGPGNVVYYGPAYPNAVEFFNPDGVANLRRGSDAPPEAVEEGYKEGCKKHGFAQCLQRYRGSAYHREYIESRAGQQASAGELGAPRRSTKGFVFSQWVTLTLRGLVIKAADRWNTLTLLAQAPIVGALIALVFGGQVTGKEADAAPLATSQSLSVTLFLLVLSALWFGCSNAVRDIVGEAAIYRRERMVGLSIGSYLAAKFTVLAGLCVVQCVILLGLVAWGCKLQGALAAMFALVLLLSLVGVAIGLALSATAKTTEVAIALLPIVLLPMVILGGLMLPVHKMPATVRMAALAMPSRWGFEGLLLLENKARSPFPPPVAGAATALPALETRDWAEDYFPTGRRFGVKRVIFALMATLVFLAAAIFRILRMRDIRGRRNR from the coding sequence ATGGGCGCATACAGTCGGTGGAGCTTTGGGCGAGACCCAAGCTGCGACATCCTCGTCAATCATCCGGCGGTCTCGTCGCGGCACTGCCAGTTGACGCGCTTGCCCGATGGCTTCATGCTTGAAGACCTCGGCTCGACCAACGGCACCTACGTCAATGGCGTTCGGATCGGCTTGCCCGTCAAGGTCGGGCCCGGCGACACGATCACGCTGGGGCACGAGCTTCGCTTGCCCTGGCCGCAACCGTCGCCCGCCGAGCGGCGCATCGTCCGCATTGGCCGGGCCGACGACAACGACGTGGTTCTCGATTATCCCATGGTCTCCGCCCACCACGCCCAGGTGGTCATCGACGGCGGACAGATCACGCTGGAAGACCTCCATTCCAGCAATGGCACGAGGATCGGCGGCCCGGACCCGATCGTCACAAAGACGCCTCTGTCGCCGACCGACATCGTCTACTTCGGCTCGCTGCGAGTGCCGGCGCACCGGCTGCTGTCCGGTCCGCTGGTGCTGGGGCAAAAACCGACGCAGGCCGTCAGCGCCATCACCTCCAGCATCGTATTTGGACGCGACGCCTCGTGCGATCAGGTGCTCGACAACCCGCTCGTCTCGCGCCGGCACGCTCGCCTGGCGCGCGGGGCCGAGGGCTATTGGATCGAAGACCTCGGCTCGGAGAACGGCACGTTTCTGAACGGCCGGCGGATCAAGGGGCCGACGCCCGTCCGCCCACGGGACCGCATCGGCTTCGGCAACTGCCTGTTTCAGTTGACCGACGACGGCAAACTCGAAAAGCGGGACTATCGCGGCAACGTCACGTTGGAGGCGCGCGACGTCGGCGTGGCCGTGCCGGGGCGAAATCTGCTGGAGGGCGTGTCGTTGACTATCTTTCCAACGGAATTCGTGGGCCTGATGGGCCCCAGCGGGGCCGGCAAAACGACGTTGATGACCGCGCTCAACGGCTACACGCGGCCCGGCGCCGGCAGCGTGCTGGTGAACGGCAACGACCTCTATGCGAACTACGACCAATTCAGCGCGACGATCGGCTATGTTCCGCAAGACGACATCGTTCACCGCGAGCTGACGGTGTACCAGGCGCTCTACTATACGGCCAAGCTCCGCTTGCCTGGCGACTATTCCGGGCCAGACATCGACTCGCGCATCGCGAAGGTGCTCGAAGAACTCGGTCTGAAAGGCACCGAGCACGTGCAGATCGGCTCGCCGGAAACGAAGAAAGGCATCAGCGGCGGCCAGCGAAAACGGGCCAACCTGGCGATGGAACTTCTCACCGATCCGTCGCTGCTGTTCCTCGACGAGCCGACGTCGGGGTTGTCGTCGGGCGATACGCTGGTCGTGATGCGGATGTTGCGCAAGCTCGCGGACAGCGGCAAAACGATCCTGCTGACGATCCATCAGCCCAGCCTGGAAGTGTTCCGGCTGCTGGACAACCTGGTATTCGTGGCCCGCGACCAGGAGCAGAACGGCCCCGGCAACGTCGTTTATTACGGTCCGGCCTATCCGAACGCCGTCGAGTTCTTCAATCCCGACGGCGTTGCGAACCTCCGGCGCGGCAGCGACGCGCCTCCGGAAGCGGTGGAAGAAGGCTACAAAGAGGGCTGCAAGAAGCACGGCTTCGCGCAGTGTCTGCAACGTTACCGCGGGTCGGCTTATCATCGTGAGTACATCGAGTCGCGGGCCGGCCAGCAGGCCAGCGCCGGCGAGCTCGGCGCGCCCCGGCGGTCCACCAAGGGCTTCGTGTTCTCGCAGTGGGTTACGTTGACTCTGCGCGGACTGGTCATCAAGGCGGCCGACCGTTGGAACACGCTGACTTTGCTGGCTCAGGCCCCCATCGTCGGCGCGCTGATCGCCCTGGTGTTCGGCGGCCAGGTCACCGGCAAGGAAGCCGACGCGGCGCCGCTGGCGACCTCGCAATCGTTGTCAGTCACGCTTTTTCTGCTGGTCTTGTCGGCCCTCTGGTTCGGCTGTTCGAATGCGGTCCGCGACATCGTCGGCGAAGCGGCGATCTATCGCCGCGAGCGGATGGTCGGTTTATCCATCGGATCGTACCTCGCCGCGAAGTTTACCGTGCTGGCCGGGCTTTGTGTCGTGCAGTGCGTGATCCTCCTGGGCCTGGTCGCCTGGGGCTGCAAACTGCAAGGCGCACTGGCCGCGATGTTCGCTCTAGTCTTGCTCTTGTCGCTGGTGGGGGTCGCCATCGGGCTGGCGCTGTCGGCGACGGCGAAGACCACGGAAGTCGCCATCGCCCTGCTTCCCATCGTGCTGTTACCGATGGTCATTCTCGGCGGACTGATGCTGCCGGTACACAAGATGCCGGCTACAGTCCGCATGGCGGCGCTGGCCATGCCTTCGCGCTGGGGCTTCGAGGGTCTGTTGTTGTTGGAGAACAAAGCGCGGAGTCCATTTCCGCCGCCGGTGGCGGGAGCAGCGACGGCCCTTCCCGCCCTGGAGACGCGCGACTGGGCGGAGGACTACTTTCCCACCGGGCGCCGGTTTGGAGTCAAGAGGGTGATCTTTGCATTGATGGCGACGCTGGTTTTCTTGGCGGCGGCGATCTTCCGGATTCTGCGGATGCGCGACATCCGTGGGCGACGCAATCGTTGA